The following coding sequences are from one Paenibacillus sp. JDR-2 window:
- a CDS encoding LLM class flavin-dependent oxidoreductase, with protein sequence MEIGVDTFVETTPDVVTGETISHGERLRQVVEEIVLADKVGLDIFGVGEHHRKEFADSATAVILAAAAPMTKKIRLTSSVTVLSAADPVRLFQQFATLDGISNGRAEIIAGRGSMVDAFPLFGYDLKDYDSLFEEKLELLLKLRESEKVTWKGGFRPAFNNLGVYPRPVQNQLPVWLGSGGNPDSVIRAGQLGLPLVLAIIGGSPLNFAPLVPLYKKAAARAGHDVSKLKIAVHSLGYVAESNSLAVDKYFPPTQASFNYFGRERGWGQYTRSQFDASRTLEGALFVGDSETVANKILFMRKQLGFTRFFLHLPVGTMPHEDVMKAIELLGTEVAPRVRE encoded by the coding sequence ATGGAAATAGGTGTAGATACATTCGTCGAGACAACACCGGATGTCGTAACCGGCGAGACGATCAGCCATGGAGAGCGTTTGCGCCAGGTTGTAGAAGAAATTGTTCTGGCTGATAAAGTCGGGCTTGATATATTTGGCGTTGGCGAGCATCATCGCAAAGAATTTGCGGATTCCGCTACTGCCGTTATTCTGGCTGCGGCCGCGCCAATGACGAAAAAAATCCGGCTGACCAGCTCAGTGACGGTGCTCTCTGCTGCGGATCCAGTTCGTTTGTTCCAGCAATTCGCGACGCTTGACGGCATATCGAATGGGCGCGCAGAGATTATCGCAGGGCGAGGTTCTATGGTCGATGCATTTCCTTTGTTTGGATATGACTTAAAAGACTATGATAGCTTGTTCGAAGAAAAGCTGGAGCTCTTATTAAAGCTTCGGGAATCGGAAAAAGTAACCTGGAAAGGCGGATTCCGACCGGCTTTTAATAACTTAGGCGTGTATCCGCGGCCCGTTCAAAACCAATTGCCAGTATGGCTGGGCAGTGGAGGCAACCCGGATTCGGTCATCCGCGCAGGTCAGCTTGGATTGCCGCTTGTATTAGCTATTATCGGCGGCAGCCCTCTGAACTTTGCTCCACTGGTACCCCTGTACAAGAAAGCAGCTGCCCGCGCCGGTCATGATGTATCGAAGTTAAAGATCGCCGTACATTCTCTCGGATACGTTGCAGAGAGCAACTCGCTGGCGGTTGATAAGTATTTTCCTCCTACGCAGGCATCCTTTAATTATTTCGGCAGAGAACGCGGCTGGGGTCAATACACACGCTCGCAATTCGATGCATCACGCACTTTGGAAGGTGCTTTATTCGTTGGCGATTCGGAGACCGTGGCTAACAAAATCCTGTTTATGCGCAAACAGCTAGGCTTTACGCGATTCTTCCTTCATCTGCCGGTAGGTACTATGCCGCATGAGGATGTTATGAAAGCTATTGAGCTGCTGGGAACCGAAGTTGCTCCAAGAGTTCGTGAATGA
- a CDS encoding MarR family winged helix-turn-helix transcriptional regulator, with protein sequence MTERDAEGVELDLKLIRVLRNMVNELYRSLERDIDSYGLSTENFRILELLYNRGAQPIQKISDTFTIPSGSITYVVDKLEKKGLVERIPIPGDRRKTNVSLTAAGRSSFDNIFPKHAQFISDQLTFATDEEKFELINVMKKIGYGIKNRENKDNHKQED encoded by the coding sequence TTGACTGAACGCGATGCTGAAGGGGTAGAGCTTGATTTAAAGCTAATTCGCGTATTGAGAAACATGGTAAATGAGTTGTATAGGAGCCTAGAGCGAGACATTGACAGCTATGGCCTTAGTACGGAGAACTTTCGAATTCTAGAGCTTCTTTATAATAGAGGTGCACAGCCAATCCAAAAGATTAGCGATACCTTTACTATACCAAGCGGGAGTATCACCTACGTGGTGGACAAGCTTGAAAAAAAGGGATTGGTGGAACGGATTCCTATCCCGGGAGACCGTAGAAAAACGAATGTGTCACTAACGGCTGCTGGACGAAGCAGCTTTGATAATATTTTCCCGAAGCATGCTCAATTTATCTCGGATCAGCTGACTTTCGCGACGGACGAGGAGAAGTTCGAGCTTATAAATGTTATGAAAAAGATCGGTTACGGTATCAAAAATCGTGAAAACAAAGATAATCACAAGCAGGAGGACTAA
- a CDS encoding MFS transporter — MPAEQPDVRPPAIGNVLIKLLAFTLVLSSMSATMFNIVLPEIRADFELTVAQVSWVSTAYLLIYAVGSVIYGKLLDRYQAKNLITFGLLVFASGSLLGLLAGSFPFVLMARILQAVGASVIPALAMLIPVRYFPPERRGHALGISVTGLALGNAIGPIVSSLLVSVVHWRWLFAIPLLILITLPFYRKHLSSDIKEGGTIDWLGGGLLTGTVALLLLAITQGNLWLGAGSALMLIGFLWRIRAAADPFISRALMRDRIYLMGLMIAAIVMSISYALPFLTPQLLSDINRLEPGIIGFVMVPGACLSAYLGRKVGKLADSKGNSFVYHTASLLLFSCFLLLSLFVGSPAVLIGLIFTLGNVGQMFMQIVLSNTISRSIPRDQIGVGMGLLTLCNFLSGAVSTGIYGKVMDHGARSSWIPWHSNAASYVFSNLYLILALIHIVLLLLYRSVYVSRKKTNTTGQMLSNQR; from the coding sequence ATGCCAGCAGAACAACCTGATGTCAGACCACCGGCTATAGGAAACGTGCTTATAAAGCTTCTTGCGTTCACCCTGGTTTTATCTTCCATGAGCGCAACGATGTTTAATATTGTTCTTCCCGAGATCCGGGCCGACTTTGAACTGACCGTTGCTCAAGTCAGTTGGGTGTCGACTGCCTATTTACTTATCTACGCAGTTGGTTCCGTTATTTACGGCAAGCTGCTTGATCGTTATCAGGCCAAAAATCTGATTACCTTTGGACTCCTCGTATTTGCTTCAGGTTCTTTGCTAGGTCTGCTTGCGGGGTCGTTTCCTTTTGTACTAATGGCAAGAATTCTGCAAGCGGTTGGCGCATCCGTTATACCGGCACTAGCCATGTTAATACCAGTCCGCTATTTTCCACCGGAAAGAAGAGGGCATGCCCTGGGAATTTCAGTTACCGGATTAGCGCTTGGCAATGCGATTGGACCTATTGTCTCATCACTCTTGGTGTCAGTTGTCCATTGGAGATGGCTGTTTGCGATTCCATTGCTGATTCTGATCACTTTGCCATTCTACCGTAAGCATTTGAGCTCGGATATAAAAGAAGGCGGAACTATTGATTGGCTTGGAGGAGGACTTCTTACGGGGACGGTAGCTCTATTACTGCTTGCCATTACGCAAGGGAACTTGTGGCTGGGCGCCGGCAGTGCATTGATGCTTATCGGGTTCTTGTGGCGTATACGTGCAGCTGCTGATCCCTTTATCTCCAGGGCGCTTATGAGGGACCGCATCTATTTAATGGGATTAATGATTGCTGCGATTGTGATGAGCATCAGTTATGCATTGCCGTTTCTTACGCCTCAATTGTTGTCGGATATCAATCGGTTGGAGCCAGGCATAATTGGTTTCGTCATGGTTCCCGGAGCATGCTTGTCCGCTTATTTAGGTCGAAAAGTAGGGAAGTTAGCGGATTCCAAAGGCAATTCCTTCGTGTATCACACGGCGTCGTTATTATTATTCAGCTGTTTTCTACTGTTATCGCTATTTGTAGGAAGTCCGGCCGTTCTGATTGGCTTGATTTTCACTCTTGGCAATGTTGGTCAGATGTTTATGCAAATCGTACTTTCCAACACAATCTCGCGCAGCATTCCCCGGGATCAGATTGGGGTTGGAATGGGGCTGCTAACGTTGTGTAATTTCCTTTCCGGTGCGGTCTCTACGGGGATTTACGGCAAAGTGATGGATCACGGCGCTCGGTCGAGTTGGATCCCGTGGCATTCAAACGCAGCTTCCTATGTATTCAGCAATCTATACCTTATTCTGGCTCTTATCCATATTGTTTTGCTTCTTCTGTATCGTAGTGTATATGTCAGCAGGAAAAAGACGAATACAACTGGGCAAATGCTGAGTAATCAGCGATAA
- a CDS encoding LysR family transcriptional regulator has product MELLQLHYFRTVAKYEHMTKAAEVLRIAQPALSKTISRLEEDVGVPLFDRNNRQIRLNRFGRAFLQQVEIALGALDEGRRELADMMGTEQGTIRLATPTLNRLSSTISEFRKENPEIIFRVTQIPPASSSDMIGLLERGDVDLCFIAAPLNQSWIKEQIILKAEVCLAVPITHPLASKDTITLIETANEAYIEYHAGHPFRQINEAYCEAAGISRNIICEVDEPSALWSLVQAGLGVAFVPRNTNEHPHVKLLNIQSPVCEREFSIAWNEKRYLSRASRQYLEFLKSYKQHDLIGN; this is encoded by the coding sequence TTGGAACTGCTGCAGCTTCATTATTTTCGTACGGTCGCGAAATACGAGCATATGACTAAAGCGGCCGAAGTGCTTCGTATTGCTCAGCCAGCGCTTAGCAAGACCATCTCGCGTCTAGAAGAAGACGTTGGCGTCCCCTTATTTGACCGCAATAACCGGCAAATCCGGTTAAATCGTTTTGGCAGAGCCTTTCTGCAGCAAGTTGAGATTGCGCTTGGAGCGCTTGACGAAGGACGAAGGGAATTGGCGGATATGATGGGCACGGAGCAAGGAACCATAAGGCTCGCTACCCCAACGCTTAACCGCCTCTCTTCCACCATAAGCGAATTCCGAAAGGAGAATCCGGAAATTATTTTTCGCGTGACCCAGATCCCTCCGGCCTCTTCGAGCGATATGATCGGACTGCTGGAGCGCGGCGATGTAGACCTTTGCTTCATTGCCGCTCCGCTGAATCAATCCTGGATCAAAGAACAAATCATATTGAAGGCGGAAGTGTGCCTTGCCGTACCGATCACTCACCCACTTGCAAGCAAAGATACCATTACCTTGATTGAGACAGCTAATGAGGCATACATCGAATATCATGCGGGGCATCCATTCCGTCAAATTAACGAAGCTTATTGCGAAGCCGCGGGTATCTCCAGAAATATCATATGCGAGGTGGATGAGCCTTCCGCGTTATGGAGTCTTGTTCAAGCGGGGCTTGGCGTTGCCTTTGTGCCGCGAAATACGAATGAACATCCCCATGTTAAGCTGTTGAACATTCAATCGCCGGTCTGTGAACGCGAATTCTCCATCGCCTGGAATGAGAAGCGTTACTTGTCCCGAGCTTCAAGGCAGTACCTGGAATTCTTGAAATCCTACAAGCAACATGATTTAATCGGGAATTGA
- a CDS encoding tetratricopeptide repeat protein: MEEETLTPSSHTGYTNVYQLMFWKKYKEALIETEKLLRDDPHSPDPYALYAQICVLMGDYEKARHWVDEALKRDPEHHLGWYVRVSLFYETGNEAAFHEAVREALRIDPYEAHYYYLQANQLNKKGKFKEAKEQIGIALELEPENPQYLSILSYTEALLGNDAVSRETEREALRYGAEEPIVLMYLAWSAARRGDYKLHETYMRSAVRLNPDEKQYQDEYLESLQNQYILYRICLWPNKLFRKMKPWQIFVMWAVCWLLFKPLVLVFIILHLIAHWSTKAIVHVKIFGWRRRRT; encoded by the coding sequence ATGGAAGAAGAGACATTAACCCCATCCTCTCATACAGGCTACACGAACGTATACCAGCTAATGTTTTGGAAGAAATATAAGGAAGCCTTGATTGAAACGGAGAAGCTTTTAAGGGATGATCCTCATAGTCCGGATCCCTACGCTTTATACGCGCAAATTTGCGTACTAATGGGGGATTACGAGAAAGCTCGGCATTGGGTGGACGAAGCGTTAAAACGGGATCCCGAGCATCATCTAGGCTGGTATGTCCGAGTTTCCTTGTTTTATGAGACCGGCAACGAGGCTGCCTTCCATGAAGCGGTCAGGGAAGCGCTGCGAATTGACCCTTACGAGGCGCATTATTATTACTTGCAGGCTAATCAGTTGAACAAGAAGGGTAAATTCAAGGAAGCGAAGGAACAAATCGGGATTGCCCTAGAGCTGGAACCCGAGAATCCGCAGTATTTGTCCATTCTTAGCTACACGGAAGCTCTGCTTGGAAATGATGCCGTATCCAGAGAGACGGAACGCGAAGCGCTAAGGTATGGCGCAGAGGAACCGATTGTGTTAATGTACCTAGCTTGGTCTGCTGCCAGACGAGGGGATTATAAGCTGCATGAGACCTATATGCGAAGCGCGGTACGGTTAAATCCGGACGAGAAGCAGTACCAGGACGAATACCTGGAGTCGCTTCAGAATCAATATATACTCTACCGGATCTGTTTGTGGCCTAATAAATTATTTCGAAAAATGAAGCCTTGGCAAATTTTTGTGATGTGGGCGGTATGTTGGTTATTATTCAAGCCCCTGGTCCTTGTCTTTATTATCCTTCACCTCATCGCTCATTGGTCGACCAAAGCTATCGTTCACGTAAAGATCTTTGGCTGGCGCAGACGGCGGACATAA
- a CDS encoding ATP-binding protein: MSDYDELSERRRNKLKLMQFDKDEHSLVESDKPKETFEDVGGLEEVKKKIRMNFILPLQQPEIFKAYGKEAGGSLLLFGPPGCGKTFLARAVAGEIDANFIHIELQAILSMYVGQSEHNLHDVFQKARENKPCVIFIDELDAMGGSRHQMRQHHERMLVNQLLTELDGLQSGNDQVFVIGATNTPWYLDSALRRPGRFNHLVFVPPPEEEERSTILQLKLAGKPASSLNLGKLAAETKLFSGADLEQVVNDAVTSAMERTFETGDIQPITQDDLRKALKERKATTIEWFATARNYATFSDVNGDYKIVLDFAKKHGIK, from the coding sequence ATGTCGGATTATGATGAACTTTCGGAAAGACGAAGAAATAAGCTGAAGCTGATGCAGTTCGATAAGGATGAGCATTCCTTGGTCGAATCGGATAAGCCGAAGGAAACCTTCGAGGATGTTGGCGGACTGGAAGAAGTGAAGAAGAAGATTCGTATGAACTTTATTTTGCCTCTGCAGCAGCCGGAAATCTTCAAAGCTTATGGCAAAGAAGCCGGCGGCAGCCTTCTCTTGTTCGGACCTCCCGGATGCGGCAAGACGTTCCTTGCCCGTGCGGTAGCCGGCGAGATTGACGCGAATTTCATTCATATCGAGCTGCAGGCGATCCTGTCGATGTATGTCGGTCAAAGCGAGCATAATCTGCACGATGTGTTCCAGAAAGCCCGGGAAAATAAGCCATGCGTCATCTTTATCGATGAGCTGGATGCGATGGGCGGAAGCCGTCATCAGATGAGACAGCATCATGAACGCATGCTCGTCAATCAGCTTCTGACGGAGCTGGACGGCCTGCAATCCGGCAACGACCAGGTATTTGTTATTGGGGCAACCAATACGCCCTGGTATCTGGATTCCGCCTTGCGCCGCCCCGGACGGTTCAATCATCTCGTGTTTGTACCGCCGCCGGAGGAGGAAGAGCGTTCTACCATCCTGCAGCTGAAGCTTGCAGGCAAGCCTGCGAGTTCATTGAATCTTGGCAAGCTGGCCGCAGAGACAAAGCTGTTCTCGGGCGCCGATCTTGAGCAGGTTGTTAATGATGCCGTAACATCGGCAATGGAGAGAACCTTCGAGACCGGCGATATTCAGCCGATTACCCAGGATGATCTTCGGAAAGCACTGAAGGAGCGGAAGGCGACAACGATCGAATGGTTTGCGACAGCCAGAAACTACGCTACCTTTAGCGACGTGAACGGAGATTACAAGATTGTGCTGGATTTTGCGAAGAAGCATGGGATAAAATAG
- a CDS encoding threonine aldolase family protein has product MELVKTLLEAFNTAEYPVVGHGKRNVQVLKDTFDHLDGEVDSDIYGTGKVIEDFQAKIAAYLGKPSAVFFPSGTMAQQIALRLWCEEKGSRKVAYHPLCHLEIHEQDGLKELHHIEPILLADKDRLITLDDVKNMDEDIACLLLELPQREIGGQLPAFEELEAIAAYCRAKDIRLHLDGARLYEILPYYGKTAAEVCSLFHSVYVSFYKGIGGIAGAVLAGEEEFTKQSKIWKRRHGGDLISLYPYILNADQAFDERLPKMEQYYRSAVELAGLYNCGIEGITTRPLVPVSNMFHVHAAMPKEIFEKILIAVYEESGIGLTGNVRDAGEGASYYEVSLGDRYPAIPKDRLKQAFELLHEKVKQTAK; this is encoded by the coding sequence ATTGAATTGGTAAAGACACTTCTAGAAGCTTTTAACACAGCGGAATACCCGGTAGTTGGACATGGAAAACGCAATGTTCAGGTACTTAAGGATACCTTTGATCACCTGGACGGCGAGGTTGATAGCGATATTTACGGCACCGGAAAAGTTATCGAAGACTTTCAGGCGAAAATAGCCGCTTATCTGGGAAAACCTTCGGCGGTCTTTTTCCCTAGCGGAACGATGGCTCAACAAATCGCGCTACGGCTATGGTGCGAGGAGAAGGGCAGCCGCAAGGTTGCTTACCATCCGTTATGCCATCTGGAGATTCATGAGCAGGACGGCCTGAAAGAGCTTCATCATATTGAGCCGATACTGCTGGCGGATAAAGACCGGTTAATCACGCTTGACGATGTGAAGAACATGGATGAAGACATTGCTTGTCTCCTGCTCGAATTGCCCCAGCGTGAAATCGGAGGACAGCTGCCTGCCTTTGAGGAGCTGGAGGCGATTGCGGCCTACTGCCGCGCCAAAGACATCAGGCTTCATCTTGACGGAGCTAGGCTTTATGAGATTTTGCCCTATTACGGGAAGACGGCAGCGGAAGTATGCAGTTTGTTTCATAGTGTTTATGTGTCCTTTTACAAAGGCATCGGCGGAATTGCAGGAGCTGTTCTTGCCGGAGAGGAAGAGTTCACGAAGCAGTCGAAGATCTGGAAACGGCGCCATGGCGGCGATCTGATCAGTCTGTATCCTTATATTCTTAATGCGGATCAAGCGTTTGACGAACGGCTTCCGAAGATGGAGCAGTATTACCGTTCTGCCGTCGAATTGGCCGGTCTGTATAATTGCGGGATTGAAGGCATTACGACTCGCCCGTTGGTGCCGGTGTCGAATATGTTTCATGTTCACGCGGCTATGCCGAAAGAAATTTTCGAGAAGATCTTAATCGCCGTATATGAAGAGTCCGGGATCGGTCTTACGGGTAATGTCCGTGACGCTGGGGAAGGCGCTTCTTACTATGAAGTAAGCTTGGGAGACCGTTATCCGGCGATTCCGAAGGATCGGTTAAAGCAGGCATTCGAGCTGCTTCACGAGAAAGTAAAACAAACGGCGAAATGA
- a CDS encoding SDR family oxidoreductase — translation MIRTLLVTGADRGVGMAIAAKWLEDGNRVFAGQYADSPGLQELQRLYGEQLTVFPLDVASDASVKQAYDWVRSRTDKLDVLINNAAILGDIRNTILGELQYEEMLSVFNVNALGSLRMSQAFTPLLLQSDAKLIANISSEAGSITDCWRDAWYAYCMSKSAVNMQSKLIHNGLRPQGGRVLVIHPGWVKTHMQGKLDEAAELTPEQSAAGITKVIQSAITRDAAEMECEYVDYEGRKLNW, via the coding sequence ATGATCAGAACTTTGCTGGTGACAGGTGCGGATCGCGGTGTTGGCATGGCGATTGCCGCCAAATGGCTGGAGGACGGCAACCGCGTATTCGCGGGACAATATGCGGACAGCCCCGGATTGCAAGAGCTGCAGCGGCTATACGGCGAGCAGCTGACGGTGTTCCCGCTGGATGTAGCAAGCGATGCAAGTGTGAAGCAGGCTTATGATTGGGTACGATCCCGGACGGATAAGCTTGATGTTCTTATAAATAACGCAGCGATCTTGGGAGATATTAGAAATACCATTCTCGGAGAGCTTCAGTACGAAGAAATGTTGAGCGTATTTAACGTGAATGCTTTAGGCAGCCTGCGCATGAGCCAAGCGTTCACGCCTCTTCTGCTGCAAAGCGATGCCAAGTTAATCGCCAATATTTCCTCGGAAGCAGGCAGCATTACCGATTGCTGGCGTGATGCCTGGTATGCGTATTGCATGTCCAAGTCGGCGGTTAACATGCAGTCGAAGCTTATACATAACGGCCTGAGGCCACAGGGAGGACGCGTGCTCGTCATTCATCCGGGCTGGGTGAAGACGCATATGCAGGGCAAGCTGGATGAAGCGGCTGAATTGACTCCCGAGCAGTCTGCGGCAGGAATTACGAAGGTTATCCAGTCGGCAATAACAAGGGATGCGGCTGAAATGGAATGCGAATATGTAGATTATGAAGGTAGGAAATTGAATTGGTAA